In Rhizobium jaguaris, a single window of DNA contains:
- the traG gene encoding Ti-type conjugative transfer system protein TraG — translation MALKGRLHLSLSLVFVPITVTAITVYIVGWRWSGLATGMTGKAEYWFLRAAPVPALLFGSLAGLLAVWALPLHHRRPIAIGNLLCFLGIAGFYALREYRRLTPFVENGVVTWERALSYLDMVVVIGALAGFMAMAVAVRISVVLPEQVRRARRGIFGDADWLSMSAAAKLFPPDGEIVIGERYRVDKEVVHELPFDPNDRATWGKGGKAPLLTYSQNFDSTHMLFFAGSGGYKTTSNVVPTALRYTGPLICLDPSTEVAPMVVKHRAHALGREVMVLDPTNPIIGFNVLDSIEVSKQKEEDIVGIAHMLLSESARFESSTSSYFQNQAHNLLTGLLAHVMLSPEYAGRRNLRSLRQMVSEPEPSVLAVLRNIQENSGSAFIRETLGVFTNMTEQTFSGVYSTASKDTQWLSLDGYAALVCGSTFKSSDIINGRKDVFLNIPASILRSYPGVGRVIIGALINAMIQADGAFGRRALFMLDEVDLLGYMRLLEEARDRGRRYGITMMLMYQSVGQLERHFGKDGATSWIDGCAFVSYAAIKALDTARNVSAQCGEMTVEVQSRSRNIGWDMKSGGTRKSESVNMQRRPLIMPHEITQSMRKDEQIIIVQGNSPIRCGRAIYFRRKDMNRAAKANRFVRP, via the coding sequence ATGGCGCTGAAGGGTCGATTGCATCTGAGTCTGTCACTCGTGTTCGTGCCGATCACGGTGACTGCGATCACCGTCTATATCGTCGGCTGGCGGTGGTCGGGTTTGGCCACAGGCATGACGGGCAAAGCGGAATATTGGTTTCTTCGGGCAGCTCCGGTGCCAGCGCTACTATTCGGATCGTTGGCGGGGCTTTTGGCCGTCTGGGCGCTGCCACTGCATCACCGGCGACCGATCGCGATCGGGAACCTGCTGTGCTTTCTCGGCATCGCGGGGTTCTACGCGCTCAGGGAATACAGACGTTTGACACCTTTCGTGGAGAATGGGGTCGTCACCTGGGAACGGGCGCTATCCTATCTCGATATGGTCGTCGTGATCGGCGCGCTCGCGGGGTTCATGGCGATGGCCGTTGCTGTCCGCATTTCTGTCGTCCTGCCCGAACAGGTCAGACGCGCGCGTCGCGGAATCTTCGGCGACGCCGACTGGCTTTCCATGTCGGCGGCGGCGAAGCTATTTCCGCCCGATGGCGAGATCGTCATTGGAGAGCGTTATCGCGTCGACAAGGAAGTCGTTCATGAGCTGCCCTTCGATCCCAACGATCGCGCCACCTGGGGAAAAGGTGGCAAGGCGCCGCTACTAACCTACAGCCAAAACTTCGATTCCACCCACATGCTCTTCTTCGCTGGCTCAGGCGGCTACAAGACGACCAGCAATGTCGTGCCGACAGCTCTCCGCTACACCGGTCCACTGATATGCCTCGATCCCTCCACCGAGGTCGCGCCGATGGTGGTCAAGCACCGTGCGCACGCACTTGGCCGGGAGGTCATGGTGCTAGATCCGACCAACCCGATCATTGGCTTCAACGTTCTCGACAGCATCGAAGTGTCGAAACAGAAGGAGGAGGACATTGTCGGCATCGCGCATATGCTGCTGTCGGAGAGCGCGCGCTTCGAGTCCTCGACCAGCTCCTATTTCCAAAACCAGGCGCACAATCTTCTGACCGGTCTGCTGGCGCATGTCATGTTGTCGCCGGAATATGCCGGCCGGCGAAATCTCCGCAGCCTGCGTCAGATGGTGTCAGAGCCGGAACCATCGGTGCTTGCTGTGCTGCGCAACATTCAGGAGAATTCTGGGTCAGCCTTCATTCGGGAAACGCTCGGCGTCTTCACCAACATGACCGAGCAGACGTTCAGCGGCGTCTATTCCACCGCGTCGAAGGATACGCAATGGCTGTCACTGGACGGCTACGCAGCGCTTGTGTGCGGCAGTACTTTCAAGTCGAGCGATATCATCAATGGCAGAAAGGATGTGTTCCTTAACATACCCGCTTCAATCCTGCGCTCCTATCCGGGTGTTGGTCGCGTCATCATCGGTGCACTGATCAATGCCATGATTCAGGCCGACGGCGCCTTCGGGCGTCGGGCGCTGTTCATGTTAGATGAGGTCGATCTTCTCGGCTATATGCGGTTGCTGGAGGAGGCTCGCGACCGTGGTCGCAGGTACGGCATCACCATGATGCTTATGTATCAATCGGTCGGACAACTGGAACGGCATTTCGGTAAGGACGGAGCGACCTCATGGATCGATGGCTGTGCCTTCGTCTCCTATGCGGCGATCAAAGCGCTCGACACCGCGCGCAACGTGTCGGCGCAATGCGGGGAAATGACCGTCGAGGTTCAAAGCCGCTCCCGCAACATCGGCTGGGATATGAAAAGCGGTGGCACCCGCAAATCCGAGAGCGTGAACATGCAGCGCCGGCCGCTGATCATGCCACACGAGATCACCCAATCGATGCGCAAGGACGAGCAGATCATTATCGTGCAGGGCAACAGTCCGATCCGCTGCGGTCGGGCGATCTACTTCCGGCGCAAGGATATGAATAGGGCGGCCAAGGCCAATCGCTTCGTGCGACCCTGA
- a CDS encoding conjugal transfer protein TraD, with product MRADRKKEAHEKFLLGGIVVKAGLSKADRAFLLGGLIELAQVTPGSSEHRRLRDIGEEAFKTPPPDPVPLHIEENAEWR from the coding sequence ATGAGGGCTGATCGAAAGAAGGAAGCGCACGAGAAATTCCTGCTCGGCGGCATCGTCGTGAAGGCCGGCCTTTCGAAAGCCGATCGGGCGTTCCTGCTCGGCGGCCTCATCGAACTGGCGCAAGTGACGCCGGGGTCAAGCGAACATAGGCGGTTGCGCGACATTGGCGAAGAGGCGTTCAAAACCCCTCCGCCCGATCCCGTTCCGTTGCACATTGAGGAGAACGCCGAATGGCGCTGA
- a CDS encoding TraC family protein, protein MAIKSSIMDLDAQIEKLRERRRVLIVKSAERFARAATKSGLAEMEISDEELDRILEEVAARFRKEAKKGAGGASPQTHQPPDSGTGAPSEVSDEG, encoded by the coding sequence ATGGCCATAAAATCATCGATAATGGACCTTGATGCACAGATCGAGAAGCTCCGCGAACGACGAAGAGTTTTAATAGTTAAATCTGCCGAGCGCTTCGCCCGCGCTGCGACCAAGTCCGGCTTGGCGGAGATGGAGATTTCTGACGAGGAGCTCGATCGGATCCTCGAAGAGGTTGCTGCGCGATTTCGCAAAGAAGCAAAGAAAGGAGCTGGCGGCGCGTCTCCTCAAACGCACCAACCACCAGATAGTGGCACTGGAGCGCCGTCGGAGGTTTCAGATGAGGGCTGA
- the traA gene encoding Ti-type conjugative transfer relaxase TraA, which produces MAIMFVRAQMIGRGAGRSVISAAAYRHRKKMVDEQIGTAFPSKGIAAELVHEELALPDQAPAWLRSAIDGRTVAGASEVLWNAVETVEQRVNAQLARELIIALPKELAPAENIALVREFVRENLTKKGMVVDWVYHDRQGNPHVHLMMTLRPLTDEGFGLKVEMVIGEDGQPLRVPRSGRATGDIVYRRWGGDRQTLNEWKIAWAQTANRHLSLAGHDIHLDGRSYAEKGLDGIAQKHLGPAKAALVKKGGKMYFAPAELARRQEIADRLLRDPQLVLEQLGNERSTFDERDIARALHRYVDDPSDFANIHAKLMISDELVLLKPQQSDPETAMAAEPAIFTTRHMLRVEYEMVRSAEILSRRGGFAVAEKRVAAAIRNLEEHDSEIVLRLDSEQIDAIRDITRDNGIAAVIGLAGTGKSTLLKAARIAWENDSRRVIGAALAGKAAEGLEDSSGILSRTLASWEAAWAAGRSKLERGDIFVIDEAGLVSSRQMARVLKVVEEAGAKIVLVGDAMQLQPIQAGAAFRAIVERIGFAELAGVRRQREDWARDASRLLARGQVEPALDLQAAHGRITETNSRDEAVGRIVIDWTKARMQCLEEADDPADRAARLRGDELLVIAHTNADVKRLNEALRAVMVEQGILREQRTIMTERGKREFAVGERIIFLENARLVEHRAQNLGPQHVKNGMLGTVMSITGRPGHTLLSVRLDSGREVVFGEDSYRNIDHGYAVTIHKSQGATVDRTFVLATGMMDRHLTYVAMTRHRDRVDLYAAKEDFVPRPEWERPARVDHAAGVSGELVAVGQAKFREGADVDPSPYAEVKTDDGKTHRLWGVSMPAALEKGGICVGDTVTLRKDGVERVTVKVPVVDGENGTRRYEERLVKRNVWTAQWVESGEARRMRIERESHRPELFKPLIERLSRSGAKTVTLDYQNEVGYQRHVDDFARRRGIDRLAEAAGEIEEALSKRWTWLAEKGEKLAELWERASIALGLAIVRERRMAYDDDRVASPPIARNKVMEDPRNLLGPMTSFPRSVAEDARRAQEASTAWKGREVILRTLIETIYRDPDRALLALNEKVLGTEPRRLAESLARSPDQLGPLRGSEHLIDGRVARDERNAAMTVVADMTALARAHAEAFRKDAAKFELLEQNRRSSMSVSVPALSEKALARLSEIEVVRMKGGEDAYKSAFAVAAEDRAIVREIKAVGEALTARFGWSAFTSKADVIAERSMIERMPENLTPEKRDELARLFEAVKRFAEEQHQIERYDRSRALATASVPENKVAPPMLPAVTEFRTPVEEEARSRALARSYHRQQRAALAETATRIWRDPADAAQTIESLVLKGISAERITTAVHNDPTAYGALRGSGKMMDRLLAPGRERKEALQAVADMDISIKALASSYVAAFEMESQTITEERRRMAIAIPGLSQSAQDELVRLIKAARLRNQALDAAVATLDPQVRGEFAAVSKALDARFGRSAIARGGNDAANLVPATQRQAFEVMRESLKVLQHAVRIDSNQKIIAERNTRTISGTRAIGS; this is translated from the coding sequence ATGGCGATCATGTTCGTCAGAGCGCAGATGATTGGCAGAGGCGCGGGACGCAGCGTTATCTCGGCTGCCGCTTATCGCCACCGCAAGAAGATGGTGGACGAACAGATTGGCACCGCTTTCCCCAGCAAGGGCATCGCGGCGGAACTGGTGCACGAGGAATTGGCGCTGCCAGATCAGGCGCCGGCTTGGCTGCGCAGCGCGATTGATGGTCGGACGGTCGCCGGCGCCAGCGAGGTCTTGTGGAATGCCGTCGAGACGGTTGAACAGAGGGTCAATGCGCAGCTTGCTCGCGAGCTGATTATCGCCCTACCGAAAGAGCTGGCGCCGGCCGAGAATATCGCGCTCGTGCGCGAATTTGTGCGCGAGAACTTGACCAAAAAAGGGATGGTCGTCGACTGGGTTTATCATGACAGGCAAGGCAACCCGCATGTCCACTTGATGATGACATTGCGTCCGCTGACCGATGAGGGGTTTGGGCTTAAGGTTGAGATGGTGATCGGAGAGGATGGTCAGCCGCTGCGTGTGCCCAGATCTGGACGTGCGACGGGAGATATCGTCTATCGCCGGTGGGGTGGTGACCGGCAGACGCTGAATGAGTGGAAGATCGCCTGGGCACAAACGGCCAATCGCCACCTTTCGCTTGCAGGCCACGACATCCACCTTGACGGCCGCTCCTATGCCGAAAAGGGATTGGACGGTATTGCTCAAAAACATCTTGGCCCGGCCAAGGCGGCCTTGGTGAAGAAGGGTGGGAAGATGTACTTTGCTCCGGCGGAGTTGGCCCGCCGACAGGAGATAGCGGACCGTCTTCTTCGCGATCCACAGCTCGTGCTGGAACAGCTCGGCAATGAGCGCTCCACCTTCGATGAGCGCGATATAGCGCGAGCGCTGCATCGTTATGTGGACGATCCTTCCGACTTCGCGAATATCCATGCGAAGCTGATGATTTCGGATGAGCTTGTACTGCTGAAACCGCAGCAGAGTGATCCCGAGACCGCAATGGCGGCGGAACCGGCGATCTTCACGACGCGGCATATGCTGCGCGTCGAATATGAGATGGTCCGGTCGGCGGAGATTTTGTCGAGGCGCGGTGGATTCGCAGTTGCGGAGAAGCGTGTCGCCGCGGCCATCAGAAACCTCGAGGAGCACGATTCGGAAATCGTGCTTCGTCTGGACAGCGAACAGATCGATGCGATCCGTGACATCACGCGCGACAACGGCATTGCGGCCGTCATTGGTCTTGCCGGCACTGGCAAGTCAACGCTTCTGAAAGCGGCTCGCATCGCCTGGGAAAATGACAGTCGACGCGTCATTGGCGCGGCCCTTGCAGGTAAGGCGGCGGAAGGACTTGAGGACAGTTCGGGGATCCTCTCACGGACGCTGGCTTCCTGGGAGGCCGCCTGGGCCGCCGGTCGCTCTAAACTCGAGCGTGGCGATATTTTTGTCATCGATGAGGCCGGCTTGGTGTCGTCGCGTCAGATGGCGCGTGTTTTGAAGGTTGTGGAGGAAGCGGGCGCGAAAATAGTTCTGGTCGGTGATGCGATGCAGTTGCAGCCGATCCAGGCGGGTGCTGCATTTCGTGCTATTGTCGAACGCATCGGCTTCGCCGAACTCGCCGGTGTGCGCCGCCAGCGCGAGGACTGGGCACGCGATGCATCCCGCCTGTTGGCGCGCGGCCAGGTAGAACCGGCGCTTGATCTCCAGGCAGCGCATGGTCGCATTACCGAAACGAACAGCAGAGACGAAGCCGTCGGTAGGATCGTTATCGATTGGACAAAAGCCAGGATGCAGTGTCTGGAGGAGGCGGACGATCCTGCAGATCGCGCTGCGCGCCTCCGCGGTGATGAATTGCTCGTTATCGCCCACACCAATGCGGACGTAAAGCGCCTTAACGAGGCATTGCGGGCGGTCATGGTCGAACAAGGGATACTGCGCGAACAGCGTACCATCATGACTGAGCGCGGCAAACGCGAATTCGCCGTCGGAGAGCGCATCATCTTCCTCGAGAATGCGCGCCTCGTTGAGCACAGGGCACAAAATCTCGGTCCTCAGCATGTGAAAAACGGTATGCTCGGAACGGTGATGTCGATTACCGGCAGGCCCGGTCACACGCTGCTTTCGGTCCGTCTCGACAGTGGCCGTGAGGTTGTCTTTGGCGAGGATAGCTATCGCAATATCGACCATGGTTATGCGGTGACGATCCATAAGTCGCAGGGTGCAACCGTCGATCGGACCTTCGTGCTGGCAACTGGCATGATGGACCGGCATCTGACCTATGTGGCAATGACGCGTCATCGCGACCGGGTCGATCTTTATGCGGCAAAAGAGGATTTCGTACCACGCCCTGAGTGGGAAAGGCCGGCGCGTGTCGATCATGCCGCTGGCGTTAGCGGGGAGCTCGTGGCGGTCGGTCAGGCAAAGTTCCGCGAGGGCGCCGATGTCGACCCAAGCCCCTATGCCGAGGTGAAGACCGACGACGGAAAAACACATCGCCTCTGGGGCGTCAGTATGCCGGCGGCATTGGAGAAGGGCGGTATCTGCGTCGGCGATACCGTGACCTTGCGCAAGGACGGCGTCGAGCGAGTGACCGTGAAGGTGCCAGTCGTCGATGGAGAGAACGGCACAAGACGTTACGAGGAACGGCTGGTCAAGCGCAATGTCTGGACGGCGCAGTGGGTTGAAAGCGGTGAGGCGCGCCGCATGCGTATTGAGCGCGAAAGCCATCGGCCGGAACTATTCAAGCCGCTGATCGAGCGCCTGTCGCGCTCGGGTGCCAAGACGGTGACGCTCGATTACCAGAACGAGGTTGGCTATCAGCGCCACGTCGATGATTTTGCGCGCCGCCGCGGCATCGACCGGCTTGCCGAAGCTGCGGGCGAGATCGAAGAGGCTTTGTCCAAGCGGTGGACATGGCTTGCCGAGAAGGGGGAGAAATTGGCTGAGCTTTGGGAGCGCGCGAGCATTGCATTGGGGTTGGCGATCGTCAGGGAGCGGCGCATGGCTTACGATGACGACAGAGTGGCGTCACCGCCCATTGCGCGCAATAAAGTTATGGAGGATCCGCGTAATCTGCTGGGGCCGATGACGTCATTCCCGCGAAGTGTTGCTGAGGATGCGCGCCGCGCGCAGGAGGCGTCGACAGCGTGGAAGGGGCGAGAAGTTATTCTGCGAACCCTGATCGAGACAATCTATCGCGATCCCGATCGGGCGCTCCTGGCACTAAATGAGAAAGTATTAGGGACTGAGCCGAGACGCCTTGCCGAAAGCCTCGCCCGATCTCCGGATCAACTCGGACCTCTGCGCGGCTCTGAGCATTTGATCGACGGGCGCGTGGCACGTGATGAGCGCAATGCGGCCATGACAGTTGTGGCGGATATGACAGCTTTGGCGAGAGCTCATGCCGAAGCCTTCCGCAAAGATGCTGCAAAATTTGAGTTGCTCGAGCAGAACCGTCGCTCATCGATGTCCGTGTCCGTTCCGGCGCTCTCCGAAAAAGCACTTGCTCGCCTGTCCGAAATCGAGGTGGTGCGTATGAAGGGCGGAGAGGATGCCTATAAATCCGCCTTCGCCGTTGCCGCTGAAGATCGCGCGATCGTGCGGGAGATCAAGGCGGTCGGCGAAGCGCTGACTGCACGCTTCGGCTGGAGCGCCTTCACGTCGAAGGCCGATGTCATTGCCGAGCGTAGCATGATCGAGCGTATGCCGGAGAACCTCACACCAGAAAAGCGTGACGAGCTGGCGAGGCTATTTGAAGCCGTAAAGCGCTTTGCAGAGGAGCAGCATCAGATCGAGCGGTACGATCGGTCGCGAGCCCTTGCCACCGCGAGTGTTCCGGAAAATAAGGTTGCGCCGCCCATGCTTCCCGCCGTCACCGAATTCAGAACGCCGGTTGAAGAGGAAGCTCGCAGCCGGGCTTTGGCACGATCTTATCATCGGCAGCAACGTGCCGCACTCGCCGAGACTGCGACACGGATCTGGCGTGATCCTGCAGATGCGGCTCAGACAATCGAGAGCTTGGTTCTCAAAGGCATATCTGCCGAGCGCATTACCACCGCCGTCCATAACGATCCAACTGCTTATGGCGCACTCCGCGGTTCCGGCAAGATGATGGACCGGCTGCTTGCACCCGGTCGCGAGCGAAAGGAGGCGCTGCAAGCTGTCGCCGACATGGACATCAGCATCAAAGCGCTCGCATCGTCTTATGTCGCCGCATTTGAGATGGAGAGCCAAACAATCACGGAAGAGCGCCGGCGCATGGCAATCGCCATTCCGGGACTGTCGCAGTCCGCACAGGACGAGCTTGTTCGTTTGATAAAAGCGGCAAGACTGCGCAATCAGGCTTTAGATGCCGCAGTCGCCACGTTGGATCCGCAAGTTCGCGGGGAGTTTGCTGCGGTCAGTAAGGCGCTCGACGCCCGTTTCGGGCGAAGCGCCATCGCTCGTGGTGGTAACGATGCCGCGAACCTGGTGCCCGCCACACAACGACAGGCATTCGAGGTTATGCGTGAATCTCTGAAGGTCTTGCAGCACGCAGTTCGGATCGACAGCAATCAGAAGATCATTGCAGAGCGTAACACTCGTACGATCAGTGGAACGCGGGCGATCGGGAGTTAG
- a CDS encoding transposase has product MPPATLRLRLYKKRNLIERFFAKLKQFCRLATRYDKLLADFRGFVIIAAITTWP; this is encoded by the coding sequence ATGCCACCCGCAACGCTGCGACTGCGCCTCTACAAAAAACGCAACCTCATCGAGCGCTTCTTTGCAAAGCTCAAGCAGTTCTGCCGGCTTGCCACCCGCTACGATAAGCTGCTCGCCGACTTCAGAGGCTTCGTCATCATTGCTGCCATAACGACGTGGCCGTGA
- a CDS encoding L,D-transpeptidase family protein, which produces MAQRLARTVIPLIGALAATLHAAHAAPPAARLAPQVKHTSDYRTPVMRQVHIVPTISGPGLLTLFGADGLQAQTLREMGNASIFATDDIARAIEGFYGQPKAKTIWVDAGGPTSKAIQALSFLKQADDWGLNAGDYTVKQTYDRYPKGSTERTQALAQFEASLSTKFLMFLQDNYRGRIDPNALSNYYDFKRKSLDLAATLSELGLAPNLSLVIKHVVPDNAKFAQLAIELQFLRSSSASSNTLADINKVVVAMEELRWLPREFPDRYVFINQPAYMAYYQENGQLALSMKAVIGQQDHQTNFFDATIKTVEFNPDWGVPQSIIKNEMLPKLRRDPNYLDREGYKVSVKGKMMPSAKVDWSQPLDNISVVQPPGPENALGRLKILFPNPHAIYMHDTPARGKFASQDRMFSHGCIRLQNPQAMAAAVLKTSIDFVDGQIADGATKDMPVPEEVPVYVAYFTAWPTTDGTVHYYEDIYGRDAETLNAIAAITASRSNT; this is translated from the coding sequence ATGGCGCAGCGATTGGCCCGCACGGTCATTCCGCTCATCGGAGCCTTGGCGGCAACTCTCCATGCCGCACATGCTGCGCCTCCGGCGGCGCGCCTAGCTCCGCAGGTGAAGCACACCAGCGATTACCGCACTCCTGTTATGCGGCAGGTCCACATTGTACCGACCATCAGCGGACCAGGCTTGTTGACTCTCTTCGGAGCCGATGGATTGCAGGCGCAAACACTACGGGAGATGGGAAACGCGTCGATCTTCGCCACGGATGACATCGCGCGAGCAATTGAGGGCTTCTACGGACAGCCAAAGGCTAAAACAATTTGGGTTGATGCAGGCGGGCCAACGTCGAAGGCAATCCAGGCACTGAGCTTTCTCAAACAAGCGGATGACTGGGGCCTCAATGCTGGCGACTACACAGTTAAGCAGACCTACGACCGATATCCCAAGGGTTCGACTGAGAGAACTCAGGCGCTTGCACAGTTCGAGGCCAGTCTGAGCACCAAGTTCCTCATGTTCCTGCAAGACAATTATCGTGGACGTATCGATCCGAACGCGCTCTCGAACTATTACGATTTCAAGCGCAAAAGTCTGGATCTAGCGGCCACCCTGAGTGAGCTTGGCTTAGCTCCAAACCTGTCGCTCGTAATCAAGCATGTGGTGCCAGACAACGCCAAATTTGCGCAGCTCGCGATCGAACTCCAATTTCTTCGCAGCTCGTCCGCTTCGAGCAATACATTGGCCGATATCAACAAGGTTGTCGTCGCGATGGAAGAACTGCGGTGGCTTCCGCGGGAGTTTCCGGATCGATACGTCTTCATCAATCAGCCTGCGTACATGGCCTATTATCAGGAAAACGGGCAACTGGCTCTTTCGATGAAGGCGGTGATTGGGCAGCAGGATCATCAAACAAACTTTTTCGATGCAACCATCAAAACGGTCGAGTTCAACCCTGATTGGGGCGTTCCGCAATCGATCATCAAGAACGAAATGCTACCCAAACTGCGGCGCGATCCCAACTACCTTGACCGGGAAGGCTATAAGGTTTCCGTTAAAGGCAAAATGATGCCGTCGGCAAAAGTCGACTGGTCGCAACCCCTGGACAACATCTCGGTGGTGCAGCCACCGGGGCCGGAGAACGCGCTTGGTCGTTTGAAGATTCTGTTTCCTAATCCGCATGCCATCTACATGCACGACACCCCGGCTAGGGGAAAATTTGCGTCACAGGATCGTATGTTTAGCCACGGATGCATCCGCCTTCAAAACCCTCAGGCGATGGCGGCAGCCGTGTTGAAAACCTCGATTGATTTCGTTGATGGTCAGATCGCAGACGGAGCAACAAAGGACATGCCCGTCCCCGAGGAGGTGCCGGTATATGTCGCTTACTTCACCGCCTGGCCGACAACTGACGGAACCGTGCACTACTACGAAGATATTTACGGTCGTGATGCCGAAACGCTAAACGCAATTGCGGCGATCACCGCGAGCCGTTCGAACACCTAA
- the rctB gene encoding SMa0974 family conjugal transfer regulator, whose protein sequence is MCDYIAETHILSSDANTLLEQICRPIAALCHSVTAKGLERSLEFDDGRVIIRAVDNGLIFWIVAGNILTFFGIRTILETSLFKISHTVPEWIRLSPTGGASSGKNRRMVDLSRRR, encoded by the coding sequence ATGTGCGACTATATTGCAGAAACTCACATTCTGTCGTCCGATGCCAATACATTGCTTGAACAAATTTGCCGACCGATAGCCGCTCTGTGCCATTCGGTGACGGCTAAAGGTCTGGAAAGATCCCTTGAATTTGATGACGGCCGCGTGATTATCAGGGCTGTCGACAATGGCTTAATTTTCTGGATCGTCGCAGGAAACATCCTCACCTTTTTCGGCATACGAACAATACTCGAGACCAGTCTGTTCAAGATCTCCCACACCGTACCGGAATGGATCCGCTTGTCTCCGACTGGAGGGGCATCCTCTGGCAAAAACAGGCGAATGGTCGATCTTTCCCGCCGCCGATAG
- a CDS encoding aminotransferase class I/II-fold pyridoxal phosphate-dependent enzyme: MSDDRHSPTAAAMPRPYRNTLSVINFADRNLAAAEREGLMALYVKPDKNRSVFWSAASEDRQVTDFVRCSYLGLDNHPQILEGAIEAVRRHNALHWSCARTRLNFSMLGELEDALSDLFVARVITYTTVLAANMGALPLLASGHLTENKRPTIVFDRLAHATLAFHKPVVANETRVETIAHNDLNALEDICRRNDRVVYVCDGVYSMGGSAPIGDLLALQDRYGLFLYIDDAHGISLFGTSGEGFVRSQVGRSLGERTIIAASLGKGFGASGGLLMLGTLRQEELFRRFSIAYAFSASLNLAAIGAAMASQALHRTEELKLRQDALGQRIIAFDGKVASEQAGSTLPIRTIEFGGERSAIHAARRILNKGFFTSAIFFPTVAKGKAGLRICLTASHSIEEIEGLAHGISEVLDEAG, translated from the coding sequence ATGAGCGATGATCGTCATTCGCCCACGGCCGCAGCCATGCCGCGGCCTTACCGCAACACCCTGAGCGTCATAAACTTCGCCGACCGAAATCTTGCGGCCGCTGAGCGAGAAGGCCTCATGGCACTCTACGTGAAGCCGGACAAGAATCGATCCGTTTTCTGGTCTGCAGCTTCCGAGGACCGTCAGGTCACAGACTTTGTTCGCTGCTCCTATCTCGGCCTCGACAATCATCCGCAAATCCTCGAAGGCGCCATAGAGGCGGTGCGGCGACACAATGCTCTGCACTGGTCCTGCGCGAGAACGAGACTAAATTTCAGCATGCTTGGCGAACTCGAAGACGCGCTGTCCGATCTATTTGTCGCCCGGGTCATAACCTATACGACGGTTTTAGCTGCCAATATGGGAGCCTTGCCGCTCCTCGCCTCCGGGCATCTTACCGAAAATAAAAGACCAACGATCGTCTTCGATCGGCTGGCGCATGCAACGCTTGCCTTTCACAAACCCGTCGTCGCTAACGAAACACGGGTCGAAACAATCGCCCACAACGATCTCAATGCGCTTGAGGACATTTGCCGACGCAACGACCGCGTCGTGTATGTCTGCGATGGCGTCTATTCAATGGGCGGCAGCGCGCCGATTGGAGATCTCCTGGCTCTACAAGATCGGTACGGCCTGTTTCTTTATATTGATGACGCCCACGGAATTTCCCTATTCGGCACGTCCGGCGAAGGCTTCGTACGATCACAGGTTGGCCGGTCACTCGGCGAGCGCACGATCATCGCCGCATCGCTCGGCAAGGGTTTTGGTGCTTCGGGAGGTTTGCTGATGCTCGGCACATTGCGGCAGGAAGAATTGTTCCGTCGCTTTTCGATCGCATATGCCTTTTCCGCATCGCTGAATCTCGCAGCAATTGGCGCCGCCATGGCGTCACAGGCTCTGCATCGCACGGAGGAACTCAAACTGCGCCAAGACGCACTTGGACAGCGGATCATCGCGTTCGACGGAAAGGTCGCCAGCGAACAGGCAGGCTCAACGCTGCCAATTCGCACCATAGAATTCGGAGGTGAGAGGTCAGCTATCCATGCCGCACGCCGCATTCTTAATAAAGGTTTCTTCACTTCGGCGATCTTTTTTCCGACCGTCGCAAAAGGCAAGGCTGGCTTGCGCATCTGCCTCACGGCTAGCCACAGCATCGAGGAGATCGAGGGACTAGCCCATGGAATCAGCGAGGTGCTCGATGAAGCGGGATAG